The Rosa chinensis cultivar Old Blush chromosome 7, RchiOBHm-V2, whole genome shotgun sequence DNA segment aataAGTGACACCCTGTTTATCCAGAAAAGAATGCTTATAAAATGTCTCTCTAAGCATAGTGTTTTCATGCCTACGTCTTCTGCATAAAGCATATAACTTGATGAGTCAAACATATTATTCATATAAACTTAAGAACAGAACACTCATCACCAAGTCTGGGAAGGGAATGGTATTTTAAATGGCATTCACAAGAACCTTTTGTTCAATTATCTTAGTATTAATCACAAGAATCCTACTATTAATCAGTCTGCTGCTTATTCTTTAATTATGCATATACTTGTGCAGGTTCAAAGTTTGTTAGTACTGATGGCAGTACAGGCAGCAAGGTCTCATCATTTTCAACAAGTCTTGTAGGATGGTACTTTCATTTTGGCATTTGCTTCTGGCAAATCTAAGTTTAGCATTTTCATGTAAACTGTAATTACTCTTCAGTTCATGATTGACATATAATGTGTGTTCAGACTTTACACTTTAGAAATTTTTTGGGTATATGTATGGATATGATATTCTGGTTAAGTTAATGTATTTGGTGGTGTATTTTGAGCTGTGTATAATTGGAGGAAgatttcttttattaattttttttggattcTTTACAAGTTTTAAGGACACTTTTTTAATGTCCTCTATTACCTTTATTAAGTGTCCTGTTTTAGTTTTAAGGACACATATGAGTAATTTTTTTGTGTCCTCTCAAGGATTTAAGGACACAATTTCTAGAGCTTTTAGGACACAGTTTGTGTGTCCTagtatagaaaagaggacacagTTTCTAGAGCTTTTAGGACATTGTTTAGGTGTCCTCTTATGGATTTAAGGACACCATGTCTAGGGCTATTAGGACACATAAACTGTGTCCTCGTATAGATAAGAGGACACATTTTCAGTGTCCTTGTTTGGGACTTACGATGACACCCGGATAAAGGACTCTTTTTTAAAGAGTCCTTatatgtatttaaggacacggtttaggtgtccttaaatcatgttatTGTAGTAGTGTAATCTAGTACTGAATTGAAATCCTAACATGACAATGAATTGAAATCCTAATAGTCTTGAAGCAATGACCACCATCTCCACAAGATTAGCTCCCGTTCTTGTTGCATAATGGCTGATAGAGGCATGATTCCTAAACATATGGACCAAGTTAAAGACGAATTACTGATCAGAAATAGCATATGtacaaaatcataatatgaaCTGTAAAAAAGTTCCAGATCCAATAAATATAGTCAAAAtgcaaagataaatatatacttaCTTGATTAATCAATTTGCCTATTGGGGCAATCAAATGGCATTGTAGGACGGTAGACATCATCATCTGGTGAAAAAGCAACAGTCGATGGCCTTTGAGACGTGTCACGAGCAAACTGAGACATCGTTTGCATGACATCTTCTTGTGTATCCACTGATATTCCGCATTGTTTAAACATCTCTCCCATTTTTTGGAGTGCCATCTCTACGCATCTTACTTCAAACAATTGTTCCATCCGTTTTGTTTGCTCAGCCATTTTGCTTTGTAGTTCCTCCATCATGTGTGCTTCTCTCTCTTGTGCCTTTTTGGCTTGCTCTTCCAATTGCTCTTGCAATTGTTTCACTTCTCTTGATACTCCTCGCTCTTCAACATGGATTCCAGGGACTTCGTCCCAAGTAACCCCTGCTCCAACACCTCTCACTCTGTTCCCCTTCTCCTTATCAAGAACTTCAGCATACATTTCTTCACGGATTTCTGGAGCAGTGATGTCAACATTCATGCTTAGCCTCTTTTGTTCAGCCTCTTCAAAATCCGCCTACAACAAATGTAATGGATAGACCATAAGGAAAGGAGACACGAAATATCTACAAGTATAATAAAACTACAGATAAATTAGCTTACAATTGCCTTTGCAGATGCCGCATCGATTGGTTCTTGGGACCCTTTCCTTTGATGCGTTAATTTAAATAGCTCCCACCTATCTGGCTCTTTACCATGAGAAATTTCCTGTGCAATAGATTGTATATTAAAAATATGCACTAGATATACAAGAAGGTGGGCAGGtaggagagagaagaaacagAGATACAAGGAGTTGGAAACACATCCAAATGTCTGCAGGTAATCACATTTTTAATAATTGAACTACTAATCTGAAAATAATTCCTTGACTCGTTAATTATAGAGCTTGTTATTTAATTACAGGCAAGGCAGATGTTAACTTTTTCACCCAGATTAAACAATTACTCAGCAATGGAAGAACTTACCAAGCATGCAACAATTAATCTTGCCATACTAACTTCTCAAAAAGCATAGTTGTCTACAAAGTATATATTCTACCAATCTGGAACTCATTACAATAAATCAATGTCAAGGTCTCTTCTTCCCTTTATATGTTTGCAATTACCACATTTGGCGTTTTCTTTTTAAGAAGTGGGCagttagtatatatagggataGCTAAGCGAATGTCAAAGCAACAAACTGTATTAGTTGAGATACACCTATTAATTAATGTTGTTGCATTGAAAGCTCAAAGTTAGCTTTGGTCAAGAAAAAATGAGGACATACTCTAGCAAAAAATCACTTAAACTAAAGATTTTACcaacagaaacaaagaaaaaggaattaTTACTGTCCATATATAGTCTTTGATATAGCCGACGACCCGACGACTTGCATACCAaacaatccaacatcaaagatCAAGTTCCTGAAAATTTTGTTGGGTATGTATGTATACGTACTAGTTACCTGTCAACACATATCAACTAACATCCATGCTGCGCTAGCAATGATATAAAAATCCAATTTCAATTCTGTTTGTTGAACACCATGCAGTTATACCTTCAGTTACCTAGGTTACTTTAGCTAGCTACTACTTTTTGAATAACAATATGTTTGAAATAGAAGAAATTAGATTAACAGATTTGATCCAACTTCTGTCACCAAATGTTTTgaaactgaaaaaagaaaagcagatGCATGTTAAAACTAAAATGCTAATTCAACCTAAAAAGAGTTGACAAACAGGTGGAGAGAACCGCGATGGAACTTATGTTACTTTATAAAGCTCAACCATATTAACCTCATCAAGCTCGAGaacatatattaatatatttgttctaaaaaaaagaaattaaagaataCAACTAGATAGAAGAAACATATATGTATGATTACTtagaggtcaagttttagttgTACTTCTTTTCAAACTATAAAATCCTACACCCAAGTAAACGAACTAATTTTGAAAACAACTTTGGTTGTAATTATGCAGGTGTCAGTTTAGGCTTCTTAGTTTTGCTAGTTGTAATAATATGGATTCACTGggaaatgaacaaaagaagGATTATCAAACTCAAAGAGAAGTACTTCAAAGAAAATGGCAGCTTAATGTTGCAGCAACAACTCGCTCGTCATGAAACAAAGAATAAGGAATTATTACTCTCCATATATAGTCTTTGATATAGCTCTGTCCAGTGTTGAATAGACTTGAAGTTGTTCTAACATAACATTTAAGGTATGCACTGAAGTTTCACTTACATATTCATGAGTGACATTTGCATATGTTCGAGTCCCTGTTGATTGGTTCATCTTCTTTTGAGACCGATTTCTTTTGTTGATGCTTGCTATTCTCTGTGTTCCAACATATGAACACCAGTAAGTAATATTAAATCTAGTCtacatgaagaagatgaaataaTTGCTTTGTACCTGATGCTTCTTCTTGTCCATGTTTGCAACAAAAATTTTCCATTGACGCTCATTAACACGATCGTCATTGGGCTTTTGAAACCTACGTGGTGTGTTCATGAATGGTTTATACCATTTTTTGCGCAACTGAGACTTCCAGTGATTCCACCGTTCATTTAACTTGCTCTTCacccttttcttgattttaccTTCCAAACTTGCAACCCAAGGATTAGACCAATCAATAGTTTCCTGCACAGATTTGTTTACACGCATCAATATAATGGAAAGTCACATATAAGACAATGTTAACAAAGGATTGAAACATTCAACATATACCTTAACACGATTCCAAGCCCTTTCAAGATTGTCACTAGCATTGAAATGCCGGTAGTCAGGTGTACTAATTGGAAAAAGTGTAAAGTCTTTTGCCAAAATACCCAAGAATCTTGAGAATCTTGCCACCTTCAATCGTGGACCCTTAGGAAGTCCAAAACGATTCCACAAGAGCTTTTCCCGACCCTCCATTGCCCAATTCTTCTGGTTTGGACCACGGTGCTTCTTTATTCCCCCAGGAGCCTCTGATGAAACATTGACGTCATCTTGCTGATGAAACATGCCACCAACATCTTGTGTCTCACTATCGTCATATCCATTTTCTTCGTAATCCTCTTCATCCTCATATAGGTGACTCATCTGTCAAAACcacaaaaatcaataaaaacaatCATACCCATTCTCCAAACGAATAGTAATTAACAAAGATATGCAAACCTCCTCCAACTGAGACCAAAGAGATGAGAGAGATGGAGAATTGATTGTTAAACCTGATAGGGAATTGACCTCCACTTCTACAGACGTGGTTGTTTTATATGCGTGTCTAATTCTTCCCAAGCAAGAGAATCGGCTGGATGACGTAGAACCCCATCTCGTGGTCTCTTTTCAGAATGCCAAACCATAAATTCAGAGGTGTGGCGAGACATGTACAACCTTTGAAGCCTTGGCCCTAATGGAAAGTAACGCAAAACCTTGGCTGGTACCTTGTTTGTAGGGGAGGTGTTCTCTTTGTACCACTTGTACCACATACATGACAAACTGTGCTTGAAGCATATTCCTTCCAATATAACATGCAATCGTTTGGACAAGCATCGATTTTCTGGTATGTCAGCCCGAGACTTTTGATGAACTTTTTTGTTAAATAGAAAGAAGCATGAAGAGTTTCCCCTGGGGGCAAATAAGCCTTTAACAATTCAAGCAATTGTGTGAACGATACATCACTCCAACTGTTCAATGCTTTTATTTGATACAGCTTTATCAAAAAATCAAACATCTTTTTTCCTGCACCAGGGTATAATTCAGCGTCAGCTTTTTCTAAAAGCTGGTAAAATCTTTGTGCATCAGGGGTAGGGCCGTTAGGCAAGGATGGACCTTCAGTAGTCTCTGCTGGTTCTAGTAAATCATCTTCACCTTCGTACATACCAAATGCATCGTGCAACATATCTTGCACATCAGAATCTGGTTGATGTGATGACGGTCCTGACAAATTAAAATCTGGTTGATATGATGAAGGCCCTGCCATATTATGATCAACTACAGCTGGTAAATGCTCACCATGCTCAGTCCAGGGGATGTTAACATATTTTGGATCCATGCCATCCACCCAAAGATGCTGCTCAACAACAGCAGGCAGTCTATTGTAGCCATTATGACACCTTTTACATGGACACTTGATTGTACCTTCAAAAGAAGCATGCTCTAAGGCATAATTGAGGAATGCATGCAATCCAGCATTATATTCATCAGTGTGCTTATCTAAAAATATCCATTCCTTGTCCATATCGTTGATCAAAGATTGTTATCAAGCTGCatagaaaaacaaaaggaatgaGTATTTAGTTTTtggtgaaaataaaaattgatttctAAAGTCATAAATgatactaaaaaaaattgatgaacaAATGTCAATAATAATTGGAATAAAAATTGATACCTTTTGATGATCGATGCTATCTCTTTTTCAACTGaaaatttgtttgattaaattttgtttCCTGAACCTCAATTCATAGCACCTCAACATCAATATGATTGAGTGGTTTGCATTGGATGTGCACAACGTGCACAGTTAATGAATATGGAAGTGCTCCCGTGCACAATTAGTATCAATATTGGATTTGGAAAGTTATCAATGCATAATTAACATTGGATATGGAAAAGGGTGCACAATTTGTATTGGATATGGAAACTGAAATTGTAGCTATTGATTACCATATTGGATACAAAAACAAGGAAACGTGGCTAATAAAAACTAAATATGATTATCCGTATGTTAGACAAAAATTTGGAATCTTATTTGTAAGTCAATTCAATtgaagctcttttttttttttttttttaaactcatTCTCAATTTGCACCTAATATATTAGAAATAATAGATATGCGGCAAATTAAAATGGATAATTATGTCGGCGAAAATTAAACCTGGTTAATAATTATACTTGAAATACCACCAATTTTTGCTAAACGTATGACAATTTAATGGATACATATTGCATAATTTATTTTGCAATTATGCCCATTAACTTATAATACTAAAACTCTAATAACATATTAAATCTAAAAACataagaaaatatttcattatATTTTTTGCAATACGATTGAATATGGAAGTGCACCAATGCACAATTAGAATTGGATTTGGAAAGTCAATGCGTAACTAACATTGGATACGGTAAAAGGTGTACAATTAGCATTGGAtatggaaattgaaattgtagCTATTAGTTACCATATTGGATACGAAAACAAGGAACGTggctaataaaaattaaatacgaTTATCTGTATGTAAGAGAAGAATTTGGGATCTTATTTGTATTTTGACTTTTAACCACTTcaattaaaactttttttttttttttgaaaacttaTTCTCAATCTACACCTAATATATTAGAAATAATAGATATACGGCAAACTAAAACTCATAATTATGATGGCAAAGTAATCTGGTTAATAATTATATTTAAACAACCATCAATTTTTATTAAACGTTTGACAATTTAATGGATACAGATATGCATAGTTTATTTTGCAATTATGCCCATTAACTAATTATACAAAAACTCTAATAacattttaaatataaaaacacaagaAAATAATGACACAGATACTTTTTGCAATACGGATTGCAAGGATAGATGATTAATttgtaaatttgaaaaaattaaATGCAATAAATAATTAGATATTATTACTTCACACTCTTAACCGTATCTATATCAGATATGTATCCGaatatttaatataatatattaATTTAGTATTTTATTTAGCAATAAATACGGATTTTTGTCTTTAATAAATGTATTAACTTACTTTTAttgattatattttttattttgtcactGTTATCGGTAcccataaaacaaagaatactaaaaatataaaagggtgTCATTTGCTTTACTCAAATGATACACTTAGAAAAGTGTATCCAAAATGGGTGGCCACTAGagattttgctagtagtgacaTTTTCATTCAAAACGATGAGACTTCAAGCTGGTCAAAATAGAGGCCAGAAGGTCCACCTTCAGGGCTCAAGGCCAGCTTAACAGGACCCTTTGCACCTTCTTCAACAGAGTGCCCGCCAACGTTGAAGGTCATGTCAGTGCTAGTGTAGCCAGGACTAACTGCATTGATTGCAATTTCGGGGTGGCTCTTTGCCAGAACTCTGGTGTAAGCATTCATGGCTGCCTTGGACACTACGTAAGCAGAGAAGTTTATAGGCCAGCCATTAGCTTCAACCAAATTCTCTTTCGCATCCTTCAGAAACTCCTCAACAACCTTGTCCACTTTCTCTTCGGTGAGGCCTTGAACATCTCCTAGCTCATCCCTTGCT contains these protein-coding regions:
- the LOC112180960 gene encoding salutaridine reductase, encoding MFGSKAGDLKKHLEQTYESAEKCLKTNYYGIKQMSKATIRLLQKSGSPKMVNVSSVGGQLKRVTHQKARDELGDVQGLTEEKVDKVVEEFLKDAKENLVEANGWPINFSAYVVSKAAMNAYTRVLAKSHPEIAINAVSPGYTSTDMTFNVGGHSVEEGAKGPVKLALSPEGGPSGLYFDQLEVSSF